One Actinospica robiniae DSM 44927 genomic region harbors:
- a CDS encoding GNAT family N-acetyltransferase, giving the protein MSVTLDSFAVPATTAAPALTLRTWRERDVPVIVAAHADPLVRGRSPQPLTDETAVHAWFERLDDGWAAGTLYVLAIVEGEEADADALGLIAVSRPDRESETADVTYWTVAERRGRAFAPRALDAVIDWLDSEAWTDDPLRTLRLTHSGDNDAACRVAEKSGFELERELAPKTPKYPLPGHLHTRKL; this is encoded by the coding sequence GTGTCCGTCACGCTCGATTCCTTCGCGGTTCCCGCGACCACCGCCGCCCCCGCGCTGACCCTGCGCACCTGGCGCGAGCGCGACGTCCCGGTGATCGTCGCGGCGCACGCGGACCCGCTCGTCCGCGGCCGCTCGCCGCAGCCGCTGACCGACGAGACGGCCGTGCACGCCTGGTTCGAGCGGCTCGACGACGGCTGGGCGGCCGGCACCTTGTACGTGCTCGCCATCGTCGAGGGCGAGGAGGCGGACGCGGACGCGCTCGGGCTGATCGCGGTCAGCCGGCCGGACCGGGAGAGCGAGACAGCCGACGTGACCTACTGGACCGTGGCCGAGCGCCGCGGCCGGGCGTTCGCGCCGCGCGCGCTGGACGCCGTCATCGACTGGCTCGACTCCGAGGCCTGGACCGACGACCCGCTGCGCACCCTGCGGCTGACCCACAGCGGCGACAACGACGCCGCCTGCCGGGTGGCCGAGAAGTCCGGCTTCGAACTCGAGCGCGAGCTGGCGCCGAAGACGCCGAAGTACCCGCTGCCCGGGCACCTGCACACCCGCAAGCTGTGA
- a CDS encoding cytochrome c oxidase assembly protein — MASSMSGMPGMPGADTLPPPGFSAYLTWHPDAFFLAASILAVALYLFGVARLVRRGDRWPIGRTLSFLVGMLVFVAITCTGFNEYGMYLFSVHMIQHMMLSMVDPLFLLLGAPITLALRVLRPAGQGRTGARELLLALLHSRFAKVVSSPLFTLPLFIVSLYGLYFSSLFDSLMRSRVGHDFMLVHFLMVGLLFFWPVMGVDPAPHRSPFVIRILELFAVMPFHAFFGIAIMMSDSVFETAFANPPAAWHLTALSDQNTAGSIAWAFGEAPTIVVLLVLFVQWARSDQREAKRTDRKADRDGDQELNDYNAFLAGLAQRSGDTSSVES, encoded by the coding sequence ATGGCCAGCAGCATGTCGGGAATGCCGGGGATGCCTGGGGCGGACACCCTGCCCCCACCCGGGTTCTCCGCGTACCTGACGTGGCACCCGGACGCCTTCTTCCTGGCCGCGAGCATCCTGGCCGTCGCGCTGTACCTGTTCGGCGTGGCCCGGCTGGTGCGCCGCGGGGACCGCTGGCCGATCGGGCGCACGCTCAGCTTCCTCGTCGGCATGCTCGTCTTCGTCGCCATCACGTGCACCGGCTTCAACGAGTACGGCATGTACCTGTTCAGCGTGCACATGATCCAGCACATGATGCTCTCCATGGTCGACCCGCTCTTCCTGCTCCTCGGCGCGCCGATCACGCTCGCCCTGCGGGTGCTGCGGCCGGCCGGGCAGGGCCGCACGGGCGCGCGCGAGCTGCTGCTGGCGCTGCTGCACAGCCGGTTCGCGAAGGTCGTCTCCTCGCCGCTGTTCACGCTGCCGCTGTTCATCGTGAGCCTGTACGGGCTCTACTTCAGCTCGCTGTTCGACTCGCTGATGCGCAGCCGGGTCGGGCACGACTTCATGCTGGTGCACTTCCTCATGGTCGGCCTGCTCTTCTTCTGGCCGGTCATGGGCGTGGACCCGGCGCCGCACCGCTCGCCCTTCGTCATCCGGATCCTCGAACTGTTCGCGGTCATGCCGTTCCACGCGTTCTTCGGCATCGCGATCATGATGTCCGACAGCGTGTTCGAGACCGCGTTCGCCAACCCGCCGGCGGCCTGGCACCTGACCGCCCTGTCCGACCAGAACACGGCCGGCTCGATCGCCTGGGCCTTCGGCGAGGCGCCGACGATCGTGGTGCTGCTGGTGCTGTTCGTGCAGTGGGCCCGTTCGGACCAGCGCGAGGCCAAGCGCACGGACCGCAAGGCCGACCGCGACGGCGACCAGGAGCTCAACGACTACAACGCCTTCCTGGCCGGGCTGGCCCAGCGTTCCGGCGACACCTCGTCCGTCGAGTCCTGA
- a CDS encoding DUF5134 domain-containing protein codes for MLSDSALLSWFFTLVLLALAARATARLALARGSGGALTGAARNAEVAHAAMGFGMAILLVPGLPRPPTSVSLAFFAVLTGFAAFTSVRGVTARLRGRQVNCGCAPKDSTHLLDPHHAIVGAAMIVMLLRPAADMGMSSMPGMTTMLPTGAPGVAVLGFLAYVWVAALVLGYGMTKLLPATVGTSGTGALLGSPATVYGCELAMTVLTGLMLLS; via the coding sequence ATGCTGAGTGATTCCGCACTCTTGTCCTGGTTCTTCACGCTCGTCTTGCTGGCTCTCGCGGCCCGCGCCACGGCACGGCTGGCGCTGGCCCGAGGCTCGGGCGGCGCGCTGACGGGCGCGGCGCGCAACGCGGAGGTCGCGCACGCCGCGATGGGCTTCGGCATGGCGATCCTGCTCGTGCCCGGACTGCCGCGGCCGCCGACGTCGGTGAGCCTGGCCTTCTTCGCCGTCCTGACCGGCTTCGCCGCCTTCACCTCGGTGCGCGGCGTGACGGCGCGGCTACGCGGCCGGCAGGTGAACTGCGGCTGCGCGCCGAAGGATTCGACGCACCTGCTCGATCCGCATCACGCGATCGTCGGTGCGGCGATGATCGTGATGCTGCTGCGGCCGGCCGCGGACATGGGCATGAGCTCGATGCCGGGCATGACGACGATGCTGCCCACCGGAGCTCCCGGGGTGGCCGTGCTGGGGTTCCTGGCGTACGTCTGGGTCGCCGCGCTCGTGCTCGGCTACGGCATGACGAAGCTGTTGCCGGCCACGGTAGGGACGAGCGGCACTGGCGCGCTGCTCGGCTCTCCGGCGACGGTCTACGGCTGCGAACTGGCCATGACCGTACTTACGGGGCTGATGCTACTGAGCTAG